In one window of Hyla sarda isolate aHylSar1 chromosome 1, aHylSar1.hap1, whole genome shotgun sequence DNA:
- the LOC130310228 gene encoding uncharacterized protein LOC130310228 — protein MSLYTNVCAPVHNVTPMDLLTLTRQVENLMIKETKVWWDHKTLTTYLNKNMVPRGLRLKKRPVKVYSQTFLAKWDSALLDCSAKLMKYIVEEEETELADLQKEMENLKTSLTEFKTHKEFPRLEETVLEKLDNIESEIMDIKRNKFHRDTQDYNKDQVFTWFRNKSNDTETPRSILRNSRSKSRRRRQPRSKAARSVSFSDADTSHEDEQGGPLEPNPAIRTGTIPQAPPRETPMPKNRMAAPKRKTVTPDEQAVAIGNKRYPLRSLLNPR, from the exons ATGTCACTatataccaatgtctgtgctcCGGTGCACAATGTGACTCCTATGGACTTACTCACACTTACAAGGCAAGTCGAAAACCTGATGATTAAAGAGACTAAGGTCTGGTGGGACCACAAGACTTTAACTACTTATTTGAATAAAAATATGGTTCCCCGGGGACTGAGACTGAAAAAGAGACCAGTCAAAGTTTATTCTCAAACATTCCTGGCCAAATGGGATTCGGCCCTATTGGACTGCTCAGCTAAACTTATGAAATACATCGTGGAAGAAGAAGAAACTGAGCTAGCAGATTTGCAAAAAGAAATGGAAAATCTGAAAACCAGCCTAACTgaattcaaaacccacaaagaattcCCACGTCTGGAAGAAACGGTACTAGAGAAACTGGACAACATTGAAAGCGAAATTATGGATATCAAGAGAAACAAATTCCACAGAGATACCCAGGATTATAATAAAGATCAAGTATTCACCTGGTTCCGGAATAAGAGTAACGACACAGAAACACCACGCTCGATACTCAGGAATTCCCGCTCCAAGTCCAGACGCAGACGCCAGCCTCGCTCAAAAGCAGCAAGAAGCGTCAGTTTCTCAGATGCCGATACTTCACATGAGGACGAACAGGGAGGTCCTCTGGAGCCGAACCCCGCCATAAGAACAGGGACAATACCACAAGCCCCACCTCGGGAGACACCGATGCCAAAAAACCGGATGGCCGCACCAAAAAGAAAAACCGTAACTCCAGACGAGCAGGCCGTCGCCATAGGAAACAAGCGTTATCCCCTGAGGTCTCTTCTAAATCCCAG ATAA